The DNA region CAGTATTTTGATCAGAGTTGCCTCATCGGGGATTTTTGTTGCATTCCAAAGATTTTTTGCCATCTTGCTCAGTCTGAAGGTGATATAGGGGGCACATTTTTGAGCTTTTGATGTTGCCAAATAATCACCAATTCCTAAAGTTCTgatttgatgatgatgacaagCTGCCTGCACATGATTTTAATTATCcagataaaaaaacaaatctgtggCTGAACTATTGATCAACACAATACTGCCCAGGAACATTCTTCTGCCTTGTGTCTTGTCATCTTAAGAGACAGACAGTACCCATCAAATAATGGGAATGTGATGGGAGTATACAGTTCTGCCTATTATGAGGACAATAACATTTGTTCCTTGGACATATTGTCCTCCTTAATCATCAGAGGACATGTTGACATGCTGAGAATGAATGAACCCATACAGTACAATATGTAATGTCATTTGGCAGGAGGTACACTGAACTCAGCCAGatgatcatcatgatcattTCCTATGTGCATTGGAGTACAATTCCAATTCAAATGTATGTCTGCTTCATAAAAACTCCATTATGCTGGGGTTCCTGTGTCTGGGTGATTAAGGCATTTTGATGGTTACAGCCTTGAGAGGAATGCGACCCCTCGGACAAAGAGGAGAAGTGGGAGTAAGGCTCTGGGCGCCGCccctgtgggtgtgtgaagCTGTGATAACCTCCAGAGCACTGTCCAGCAGCAGGTCAGGAAGGAGGCGCTGGAGGAGGAAACGTGCCGCTGCACTTATAAACACCGACACTCTGGACGCTCCACCAGACTGTGTTTACATCGAGCCTCGACCTACCTGCAGACTGTAGGTCACATTCAGGGggtttgtgagagagactgcCAACATATTTTACCCCTGTGGCTTTTAAGTGGACTTTGGTCAAACAGTCAACCTGTTACTTGGTTGCAACTGGACGGCGTAAATAgttttttgtagttttttcagtAGTTTTGTAGGGTTTGTTTTCTTCAAGGGCAACAGCTGGGCACAACATGTACAGCAGCGGCTACCCTCGCACCACCTTTGCCCTGCAGCCCAAAGACATCCACAGGTCCAAGGGAAAAAGCTGTGGCTACTACCTGCGGAtagtcttcttcttctcctcactCATCCAGACGCTCATCATCGTCAGCCTGGTGCTCTTCCTCGTCTACGGCCAGCCAGAGAAGTCAGCCGAGGAGAAGCACGTGGACGAGCTGAGCGAGAATTTCAAGAGGGTCTCCCTGAACAACCTGGAGCTGAGGAAGGACAAAGCCGACCTGGGGGCAACTTTGGGCAATACCAACAAGGAGAAGGCTGCACTGGAGAAAGATGTGGCCAAGCTGAAGACTGACCTGGAGGCCTCCAAGAACaacacagagatggagaaacTGAAGCTGGTCAGTGACAAGTACTTCATTCTGCCAGTTTGTTCCAGTTAATATGATGTGATGTGTACACTCATAAAGATCTGTTGACATCCTACAGTGCATCAATGTATAAGAGCGTTATAGATGAACATGAactggtttgtttgttattcTGCTATCACCATTGCTATGCTGATTTACTGTCTTTGGCTGCTGTCATTTTATAACAGGGTCGGTGTGTGATAGACAAAAAGAGAATAGAGATGACACGATCTACTCCAATTCAGTGTCCAACAGCAGTTGTAAGGAACCCATTTATGAGGGATGGTAAGTTCTTAAGGTCACTCTACAATATGGTGTGCATTGTGTACTCTTCTTGTGCATGTGCTAAGCATTTACTGCCTTGTGTCTGATTATTCCAATTAATAGTGCACTACTACAGTTGTAACAACATTTAAACATATATTTCAATGACTACAATATAACTATTCAAAATCAGTTTTTGAGGGACGAGAGGGCACATGTGAATGACTTTTGTCTCAATGACTTTCTCAAACTACCACTGACCGTGAACCTGTATTTTAGCTGAGAAACATCATGACCGCCTGATAGAACTGGTGGAGAAGAATTTCACACTGAAAGTCGAGGACCTGCAGAGGGACTTGGACAGCGCCAAGACCGCTCGGGACCAGTACCAAATAGGTGCCATTGAGGCCAGACGAGAGAACGAGGAGCTGAAGGAGCGGCTGAAGCGCTACACCCAGACGTGCAAGGAGGACTTCTCCAAGCCCCTGGAGGGCATCCAGGATGTGACGGCCGCCTTCCTGGCCAAAATCAACAACGTCTTCCCCCACTCGCTCACCTTCCACCTGACCTGCGagaagcagcaggagcagctgaACAATATCCGCACCAACTGCACCAACCTGTCGCGCCAGGTGGAGGACAAGTACCAGAGCTACCTGGACCGGGTGGGCAACCAGGTGGCCCAGCTGCAGGGCGTCCGGAGTGAGTTGGAGGTGCAGAACCAGCGGCTGGTCGGCGGACTCCAGACCTGCAAGAACGAACTGGCTGGCCTGAAGGAGAAGACCAGCCAGCAGAACGTTGACGCCGCGCAAAAGTACGACAGGGACATCCGAGAGCAGCTGAAGGACAAGGAGCAGCTTAGGGTGGAGATTGAACTGCATAAGCTTAAGCTGGACCAGTGCAAATTCCAGGTGAGGGGAGTGAaagggagtgaggaggaggcgCTGGTGACGTCTGGGTGTAGAGCTGTAAAGCTTGGAGGATGTTAAGAGAGGCCAAGAAACAAGGAGGTGGATGGTGTCAAAATGGAAACaatggaaaggaaaacaaaatttatccgcgcgcatgtgtgtttgtgtgtgtgcacgcgcgtgtgtgtttgtgtgtgcacacgtgtgtgtctgGTTATTTCTTTGTTTGAAATTCTTTTGGTTGTTTTGCAGCTGTCTGCTGTTCCCAAGCCCCCTGCTCCAAAGCCTTTTATGCCACCTGGAATGCCACCTGTCCAGACAGGGTAagccttcactcactcactatggGATATTTACACTGTATCTCCCAGTAAAACTGGATTCTATATAACATATGTTGTAAACAGAGAAGGAAAAGTCCatcttcagaaagtaaaagttctACCATGTATTGGTTTTACCTGTGAAAAGCAGATGATCTCTCTAATTatctgatctacctggctgaagagCTTTACCTTCTGGAGCCAggcttttccacctctggttgTAAGGTACAAGATTAAAAGAATTAGCTAATGAAGTGCATGACTAAATCAGTAACTTCAGGACATGTGATGCAACTTCAGAAATTGATTGAGCGTGATTGCAAGGTGACAAGGTgagagtataacataaacactactttgtttttctgttttatttatgtctttttttattattatgacaGGTAAGATGAACACTTGAAGAATGAAGTACCAACAAGACACAACAGCAGCATTTATAGTATCATCTTGAACATTTCTTTCAAAAGGAAGAAAGGGCATAAAAGCCTTTAAATCACTGGTCTTATGATGAATGCTTTGCCATGTGAAGTGCACTTGTTTTCTGTTGCTTTTCATATGCACTTAAttgtaaaataatttatttgctTTTCACTGCAATCCAGATAATGACCAAGCTGTTTTAGAATGAAATGCTGCCTGGAGTATGCAAATAATCAAATGATGTATAAAGGTTTTATGAGTGTCATATTTGATACAATGACATTAATGtattgtaaaataaaaaataaaataaaacaatagcaAATGCAGCTGTGAACTTTAGTTATGTAAGCTATGTACAGTATGATTTTGGTGTCAGACAAGGTAAACACAACATTATGTTCATAAAGGAAATAAAATCCAAATCGAATGTGTACATACATTTTTACAATGttatgttttatatataattttcatctttatttgcaATTCTATATGTATGGTctctttttttatgttgattCAAATAAATGTAACTTGATCAATTCTGTGAATCATTATTTTTGTCACTTAATGGCAAGTCTATAGAGACATCCACAGGGCTTATTCATCAGTGCAGGCTTGTTGTACTCAATTGTGTTCAAAGAGCTTTGTGTAAAATTGGTTGTACCCAAAATCTGGTTGCTTGATTAAGCCTCATTTGAAATATGGACAAGTGTAAAACCAAGTCTGAAGTATAAAACCAAATTATTTTCATTGCTGGGCAAATTTACACAATTAAATGTGAACACATATGTAAATACGTAAAGAgggaaaaaatacataaaaaatacataaattcaATATTAATCAATATTAATCAATAAGAGTGTAATAGGCTACTTTAAGAGTACCTGGTTAACATGTTGCAGTCTTATTCATTTATATTAATATTGGTTTGTTACCATACACACAGGTTTGTGCAtcgggtgagtgagagagaaagataaagctGAAACATTCTTAACTGATAAAATGCAGATACAGTACTCGATATCATGCCCATTTCATATCTTGGATGAGCAGATTCCTCTGGGTCATCCATGGGCAacatacggcccgcgggccacatccggcccgtggcctttccctgaccggcccgcgtaaggtccgtgaaagaacaatagtcaagagcctagcatggagataatgcatgcaaatcaatatcgttgtttttattttgaaagcgactgctatttgtacgcccatacatttgtgcgtggatgcatacgacgtaaacaccctcactgatctgctggtgaatagaatttatgcttctgcgtcgacacaatgcagttgcctttacgtcggcgtaaacctttcaaagttttgtgtctcttatgtCTGCGTCGCTCACCACCGCAAAGGTTGTTAGAACGAACTCCTACTGCTGCTCGTTGGCGATACGAAGTGTtcatttcaaaacgttactggcagatagacagtttacaatcggataaccccgtaattgtaaccaaaatatgtctgagtttatttgcaaagcttatgttagcgaACTACTAAgatgctactacccacaggttgcttgaagcagccggctcaacacacagagcgagttgaccaatcacagttatgttaaagcaaaaacatagcctacatttttaaaatagttttctttgtgcatgttgattaactaatgacagcctattattgtctgctccacattttcgtagtctaattctgcatagagttaatttaatgatggcaatgatttaattatgaaatattgctgagtgttgatgaaatggtggcacaggcctatcggttgtactgactccttcacattttcatgacctagcctaattatatagatattgtagtacttttttatatcagtctttgaaaactgaaaaaaaaaaaaatgtcaatgtcaaaaaatcattttcgagaatgaggattaaatactggacatagattaaatattgctgtttttcctttgtctccctcacattttcatctgttcttacgactagtaaacaaaaccatatgatttacttaatgttatacaagaacagaatagaattgaacagaattgagttcagacttgagttcggtattttgggtccggccctcctcaacagtcccagtttgtcatgtggccccttggggaaattagttgcccacccctgctgtgGGTGGTCAAGGCTAATCTATTTCTCTCATCATCTCTACACCACACCACTGAAGGCTATGTGCCATCTGTATCTGAAATGGTGAAATATACTTCTACTGCCAAACATGATTGTATATAGTGTGACTGGCATGTAATTCTATTCCATTAAAATTCATCATCTGTAAATCATTTTGAAGGACAGCAGAAAATCGCACTGAATGATTATAGTGGAAATACATGGCACAAATCCAGCCCTTATACTCTGAGTTGGATTTTGAACATGtacctgcaggtgtacgtccttacgcactgtgcgtaccatcaggctactcaacagcgagagaaaatgtcccttgtgtgtgtgtgtgtattcacaccaaattggcctaccataccttcccaactatgcacagtatcccattagctgtatgccatcaggctatttaccattttctattacgtaaagttagtgaacacgttatcaaaattaacgtgcacacattttgtttgagcaggacagagaatacgcacgcaggcacgcaataggctacttgttgttttcttttactcggctatctatataggctatggttatcagcacacaatgttgagctaattcactaactcaatactcatcatggatatcacaagtttaaacaacgaaaacagaaaggatggaggcagcaaagctaggagttattccagattgacaagaacaaggtaggcaataggtgtgcttgtcagaacgttagactgcactaaagccagaagtcacgttacgctagaacaaaactaaaggtaactttagcctgtatagggctgtatcaagttgtccaaataaataggtcattgtagacgttgtcgttgtattattgcatgtggatgttattATGCTATGTAGGTTAACTTTTTTGCTGACTGACTGGGGgggatgggtgtgcgtaccataggattaattcctgcaggcgcccctgattGTGAACGTCGACATTTTCtgataaaaaactaaaaaaactaactaacttctgATAAAACTAGTGTACTCTGGAAGTGTTTAAGGGGCTAAAAGCATGGTGGTGCATCACACAACATTCAAGCCTATGCAGGATCAATGGTTCTGTAATGTTAAAACTGATATTGCTTATGCACTAAAATTTGTATTTCCACAAATTTCTACAGAAGAAATGCTGAAGGAAGAGGCTGTTAGACAGACTGTCATATACATAAACTAACACTGCATGGCCCATAGgttaaacatactgtaaattcTACCCTCACATAACTTTTCTCCATCAATCTTTCACCAACTGCACTGAAAGAATGCACTGTGTCATCGAGTTGAAAAAAGACACTAGGCTTATTTATGGGTCTGTTATAACATTGTAGAATGGTCAACAATTTCTGGAATAGATCAACAACTTGCATGAATATACACTATCGATTTTGATGATTTTCATTACACTGTATAATAACTGTAAattcattcattacattatTTACTTTACATTGCAATCCAGACAGTGACCAAACATATTCATATGATGGCATTGTGTACATATGTACTATAATTTGAAGAAAGTAAAATTATTAATTCAGGTTTGCGCTTCATATCAAACTAGTGTTTGCCTCAAACCACCTATGagtacattttaatttgaaCAAGTGATCATCTCATCCGTCTCCTCTGGTTTCCCCATGGGGGAACGTGAGGCGAAGCAGGAGGCCTCTGGTGATTCTGGTCGCCTCTTGATAAACGGCCGTCAGGTGCAGGAggctcctctcctgttctcagGATATCCTTTGTTTAAACATCAATCATTTTTTTACCCGTGGGCTGTCACGCTGCTAGACTGCTGGGAtagatgtggtggtggtggggactCCCGGGTGCGAACTCTGTAACTCACAGTACAAATCACTATCCAGTAGCAattttttctctgtttctgaGAAAAGTTCTACCTGAAATCTTGCCTATACAAAGCTTCTTTTCTTGCCTTCTTGGCACAGTGCTAACTGTTGCAGGAAGGGCACTGAATGGTGTCCAATCAAGACCCTATAATCATCTGTCTGTCAAATCCGGACACAGATTACCACATCCTGAAGCAGTCTTTGTATTGTTCTATGGCCAAAATAGAAACAATAGAGATGAGCATGTCTGCTTTTGCCTTTATGTATAACCTTTATTGTATAACCTAAATGTAACATAAAGATCAAGCATATACACTACTGTTCAGTTATGCAAAATGTCGACTAATCTATGTCCAGTTTTACACAAATGTTAATCATAATTTGTCTGTGTTGAATTTCAACCCTCAATCTACAAAAAGTTTGTTGCATACAATGCCCTGCATCAACATGTCTACATTTTAGGCATTTATTCCAACCATTTAAATCTCACACTAACTGTCTTATGTGCCTGAAACCAACACAAACTGATAAAGCCTctgaatgaaataaatgtttttttttctttatttttaccCAGTTCACTCACTGTAATTCAATTGTTTCATTGACCTGCTCATGTAAGTGCTAGAAGCATGTTTTAAAGCATGTAAATCAATAGACAATAGAAACAGCTGGCGTACATGCACATGTTGAGCAAGTTAAAGCGCTTCTCATACTTTGTATTTCATTATACATGTCACAACATACAGTGACcttcatatttattcattcacgTGACCTGAGCGCGCTTCGGTTGATTTTGCTCACAGCAAAACGCTTGTCACTAGATGTTTATGTTGCTATCATGGTTGTTGTAGCCTACTAGATAGCCTATTGACAGCCCAATAACTTAAAAAACTaacagaaatcaacaattgtCGAGAAGGATCTGCTGGCCCAGCCGTTCTCACTACAGGATTCACAGTAGGCTATATAGGTCTGATAGGTTATGCAATTGTAtacagaggcattcccccctcGGTTGAAACATGCCCCATAATCACGTCCCAATGCTCAGATtacagactcaaattctgaatagaatcttgagtatggctacgtcaggctagtaAAATCATGAATTCATTTTTGCTATACAATTATTGTTTTGATAAACAAGATATTACTCCACTTAAGTGCATTAATAATTTGGTGATAAAATAGTTATTTTATTCACTAAAAAAAGATGAGTTTTGGTGTGTTCCTGAAATGATTGTCCACCCTGTCGCATTGGGAAAATTTGCCCCTGGGTGGTTCTGTGATGTCCTGGGGCTGTTTTTAATATAAAGGCTGTGGGATCCTCATTAAAGTTCATGGTATCATgtcattttattaatttatatcaAAATCTGGATGCCTCTGCTAAGACACAAAAAGTGGGTCATGATTGAATCATCCAGGTGGTCGATTATCCACAACATGTACAGATCAATGCAAAAATGATTTACTGAACATaaattcaaagtcaaagtcaaagtctgctttattgtcaatttcttcacatgcccagacatacaaagagatcgaaattacgtttctcactatcccacggtgaagacaagacatattttaccaattaagtccacggacaaacataacattcaagtaaacaataaatgagtaaataagaaggcacatacaatgaagaaataaatggctgcggtagttctgtttgacctacagtaagtaagcaagtggcatagtggtgcaagttatgtaagagcagaagtgttgtgttttcaggacaacaggacaacaacaagttgcaaagtgtgcaagtgtacaagtggagtagtgcaaggcagccattgtgggtccaaagtccaggatgttatgtagctgagggtggaggggggagagggaggagagatttcagcatcctaacagcctggtgtatgaagctgttggtgagtctggtggtgtgggagcgcaggcttctgtacctcttcccagagggcagtagatcaaacaaattgtgagcggggtgacttgcatcactcacaattgtggtcgccttgcgggtgaggtgggtggtgtaaattgccttcagggaggggagtgaagcaccaataatccttccagctgtgttcactatgcgctgcagggctttcctgttgtattcagtgcagcttccgccccacacagcgatacagctagagaggatgctctcaatggtgcctcagtagaatgtggtcatgatggctggtggagcacttgcttgcctgagtttccgcaggaagtagaggcggcgctgagctttcttcgccagtgatgcagtgttggtggtccaggagaggtcgtcactgatgtgcacccacaggaatttggtgctgctcactctctccaccacagcaccgtcgatggtcagtggcaggtgttgggtgtgacctctccggaagtcaacaacaatctccttggtcttgctgacgttcagcaggaggttgttatccctgcaccacgtggtcagaaggtcgacctccaacctgtattgttATATCAAGTTCCTGCCATGATTATCTAAGTTCCCCGATCCGTAGCTATTCTGTAAAGATAAATGCTCAAAA from Alosa alosa isolate M-15738 ecotype Scorff River chromosome 9, AALO_Geno_1.1, whole genome shotgun sequence includes:
- the plvapb gene encoding plasmalemma vesicle associated protein b, translated to MYSSGYPRTTFALQPKDIHRSKGKSCGYYLRIVFFFSSLIQTLIIVSLVLFLVYGQPEKSAEEKHVDELSENFKRVSLNNLELRKDKADLGATLGNTNKEKAALEKDVAKLKTDLEASKNNTEMEKLKLGRCVIDKKRIEMTRSTPIQCPTAVVRNPFMRDAEKHHDRLIELVEKNFTLKVEDLQRDLDSAKTARDQYQIGAIEARRENEELKERLKRYTQTCKEDFSKPLEGIQDVTAAFLAKINNVFPHSLTFHLTCEKQQEQLNNIRTNCTNLSRQVEDKYQSYLDRVGNQVAQLQGVRSELEVQNQRLVGGLQTCKNELAGLKEKTSQQNVDAAQKYDRDIREQLKDKEQLRVEIELHKLKLDQCKFQLSAVPKPPAPKPFMPPGMPPVQTG